The genomic segment GGGCCAGAATCATAATCATGCTGCGGCCTTCGAGCTTCGGCACGCGTTCGATGACGCACAGGTCTTCGCCCGTGGCTTCTTGCGCGACGCGCTCGAGAATTTTCTGGCCGATGTTGGAGTGCGCAATCTCACGACCGCGGAACCGCACGGAGCATTTGACCTTGTCGCCTTCTTTGAGAAACTTGATCACGTTGCGCATCTTCGTCTGATAGTCATGTTCGTCGATGTTCGCACGGAACCAGACTTCCTTCAGATCGACGATCTTCTGATTCTTCCGGGCTTCCTTCTCTTTCTTCTGTTGCTCGTAGCGGAATTTGCCGTAG from the Cohnella hashimotonis genome contains:
- the infC gene encoding translation initiation factor IF-3, yielding MNEEIRAKEVRLVGAEGEQIGIKPFREAMQMAIDANLDLVNVAPQAKPPVCRIMDYGKFRYEQQKKEKEARKNQKIVDLKEVWFRANIDEHDYQTKMRNVIKFLKEGDKVKCSVRFRGREIAHSNIGQKILERVAQEATGEDLCVIERVPKLEGRSMIMILAPKATH